One stretch of Candidatus Dependentiae bacterium DNA includes these proteins:
- a CDS encoding tetratricopeptide repeat protein, whose protein sequence is MMKMVISRFKVPAVIFVAFIGFAWVMCSRLFNTHDSDVFYSEQKYNEGLGRIYYDLGMLRYKRGDYKNATRAFKNAIQADQSLIVAYEALQSTYMLRSKSNKAAAIKKQAASIRSTVHQN, encoded by the coding sequence ATGATGAAAATGGTGATCAGTCGCTTTAAGGTCCCTGCGGTCATTTTTGTTGCATTCATTGGATTCGCGTGGGTCATGTGTTCACGTCTTTTCAACACACATGATTCAGATGTTTTCTATTCAGAGCAAAAATACAACGAAGGTTTGGGTCGAATTTATTATGATCTAGGAATGCTTCGTTATAAGCGCGGAGACTACAAAAATGCCACGCGTGCATTTAAAAATGCAATTCAGGCTGATCAATCACTTATAGTTGCTTATGAAGCCTTGCAATCAACATACATGTTAAGAAGTAAATCAAATAAGGCAGCGGCAATCAAGAAGCAAGCTGCAAGTATACGTTCAACAGTACATCAAAATTGA